CTTTTCATCCCGATCCGGGATCAGGACCAGTTCCACCCCTTTTTCCCTGAGCTTGCGGCGCAGCGGTTCGGTCAGAATCATTATCCGGTAGCTGTGCCAGCGTTTGAGTTCGTTGGGAAACCGGGCAAGCACCTCCCGGAACCGGGCAAAGACCCGTTTCTCCTGCAGGGCGGAAAGGAGCTGTGTCTTCAGGCTTTGGCGGGAGATGGTCCGGATGAACCCCTTGAGCATCTCCTGGCTTTCCCGGCTGGACTGCGGTGCCAGTCTGAGGTAGCGGTCCGGGTGCTGACGGATCAGTTTCAGAATTTCGTCCCGGTTGAAGCTGAAGACCGGGATCACCTCGCCGGTTTCCAGATCCAGGTAATGGGCGGTTTCCTGCATCTGGTTGGTGAGAGCAAAGAGCAGGTCCCGCTCCGACACCCGCAGTTTGCGCACCATTGAATTCTAACTGTCCGGCTTCGGAGGTCAAAAGTTTGCGGTCCGTGCGCCCGGATCACTCGAGCAGTGCGAGTCTTACCACCTGCAGCTGTCTCGGGGTTGACAGCCGGACGAGATAGATGCCCGCCGGTAACGGTCTGCCGTCAGCGTCTGTGCCGTTCCAGCAGATGCCGAATTTGCCCGGTCCTTGAATGCTGTTGACGAGGCGGGCGACCCTTCTTCCCGCAGGGTCAAAGACCGCCAGTTCCAGCGGGGTGGCGCCGGGAACCGTATACTCAATTTTTACCGGCGCACGGGTCAGACTGGCACCGAGCCGCAGTTCCGGAACCGGTGGCAGGGGGCTGCCGTTCTGATCCGAAGCGATTCCGGTATTGACCGTATGGACCTCAAGAATCCACTCGTTCGGGTCAAATTCGATGCCGGTCGGCTCCAGCGCAAACCGGAACCGGTTACGCTGGGGATTGGCGGAAACCGGATAGCGGATGACGGTGTCGGTGCCGTTAAAGAGCACCCTGACCTCCACCGGCATATGGAAGATTGCGGGCGCACCGCTCATGTTGTTCTGGCTCAGGTCAATTACCAGCTCCCAGGAGTCACCAGCAGGCACACTCTGCCAGCCGACGGTGTAGACCGGATAGCCGTAGGAGTAGACCCATTCGTCAAAGAACCAGCCGAGGTCAAGTCCGGTGACCCGTTCGCAGATGCGCTGGTAGTCTGCGGTTGAGGCGTTGCGGTATTTCAGGCTTTCGCCATAGGCGCGCAGGGCGGAGAAAAAGATGCCGGGCCGGTTCCAGGTGGTGTCGCCGAGTACATATCGGAGCATGTGCTGGACCCATGCACCCTTGCAGTAGGAGTGTCCCCAGTCAAACTCATGTCCGGACGGCGGGGCATAAATCGGATGGGTGTCGGTGGACTCTTCGGAGAAGTAGTCGCGGGCACGGGAGCGGATCAGGCTGTAGAATGAGCTCAGCCCCTGCTGGTGGCAGGTGAACAGTTCATCGGAGTAGGTGGCGAAGCCTTCGTTGAGCCAGATGTTCCGCCAGTCCAGACAGGTGACCATGTCGCCCCACCAGTGATGGGACAGCTCATGGGCGATGCCGTTGTCATTGCCGTTCGTGATCCAGTAGCGGTGCACCATGGTCAGGGTCTGGTTTTCCATTCCGCCCCACTGGAAAGGATAGGCAACCACATGACCATATTTTTCGGTGGCAAAGGGGTAAGGTCCGTAGCGGCTGGAGTCGGAGAAGAATTCCAGCATGACCGGGACATTGCGGAAGGCGCTGACCGCCCGGCTGGAATCTCCGGGCCACATGAAGTTCATAATTGGAACCGATTCACCCGGTGCCGGATGATACCACTGGGTGAAACTTGCCCAGCGCGAGGCGGCAAAGGTGACAAGGTAGGTGCTGATCGGATAGCGGTGAGTCCACCAGCAGGTTTTCCTGCCGCCGCTGACGGTAACGCTGTCGAGGGTGCCGTTGGCACAGCCGGACATGGTGTCGGGCGTGGTGATGTTCACCTGACAGCCGCGCTCCGCCTTGTCCCATGGTTCGTCAAAGCTCGGGAACCAGTAGCGGGCATCAGCAGGTTCGGTGGTGGAGTAGCAGATGGCATAGGGAATGCCCTGGGTGCCGCGGGAATAGTAGTAGAAGCCGCGGTTCTGGGTGCCGGCATTGCGCCGGTAGTAGATGTCAACCGCCAGCGATTCACCATTTGCGAATTCGCGGTCGAGATCGATCAGGAGTCTGCCGGAGCCGGTGGTGAATGTACAGGGGTTGCCGTCACGCCGCACCGAGTCGCACACCAGATTGATAAAGTGAAGACTGAAGGTGTCAAAGTGGTCGTGCCGGGCAATGAGTTCAACCCGGCAGTGGGCGGTCATGGCGCCGGAGTTCATCGGCAGATCCAGGTCAATCCGGTAGTGCCGGACATCGAAGTGATGGGTGGATTCGGCCCAGCTCCAGTCGGAACGGGGGAAGGGGTTGAATTTGCCCTCAGTTAACGGCTGGGCGAAGCTGATGGTCAAAAAGACCGCAATAATCACGGAGGTTATGCTCAAGACTGATTTCATTTTTTTCCTTTCATTTGGTAATTTTAAACTTTTGCTCCGGGAAGATCAGGGTCAGGATGACGAAGCAAACAAGACTCACGACTATTCCCGGAATGAAGCCGTGAATCCGGAACGGGTTCTTCAATGCCATCCAGAAAAGGGCGGTCAGCGAACCGGCAAGCATGGAAACAAAGGCGGCGATCCGGCCCGCCCGCCGCCAGTAAAGTCCGAACAGATAGGGCCAGAGGGTGGTGGCGGCAATGACCGCCCAGGAGAAGCCGGTGATGACCAGGATCATCGCCGGCGGTTTGATGGCAATGACAAAGGCGACGATGCCGATACCGGCGGCGACCAGGCGGGAGATGAGCAGTTCCCGGTCCGGACTGAGCCGGGCACCGAGGCTGTCCCGGATCAGATCCTTGACGATTGCGCTGGCGGCGGTGATCAGGATGGCGGCAAAGGTGGACATGCCGGCAGCGACGACGCCGGTGAGGAAGATGGCGGCGAAGAAGGGGGAGAGGCTGGACTTGACCAGGCTGGGGATCGCCTGATCCGGGTTGGCAAGCTGGGGAAAGAACAGCCGGGTGGCAGCACCGTTGAAATAGGGGAGCAGTGCCATGGTGGCACCAACTGTCGCCAGCACCGTGCCCAGCTTCAGCACCTTGACACTTCTGATGGAGTAGAACCGGCTGACGAGCTGGGGCATGCCCCAGACACCGAATGAGACGATGGCGGCATAGGACAGCAGTCCGGCCCAGCTCCAGGCACCCGGGGTCTGGACATACCGGCCGCCTTCAATGGCGGCGAGCCGGGTAAAGAGCTGATTCAGTCCGCCAGCACGGGCGACCGCCGCCGCGGTCAAAAGCAGCAGGCTGAAGATCATGATCCAGGCCTGGAAGAAGCCGGTCCAGACCACCGCCAGATAGCCGCCGAGTGCGACATAGACGATGATGATCACCCCGGAAAGGAGCAGTCCGTAGATGTAGGGCAGATCCATCAGCACCGAGAAGGAGTGGCCCATGCCCTGCAGGACCGAGACGCTGTAGATGAGCAGAAAGATGCCGATGATGAGCGCGGAATAGATCCGGACTGCGGGAGAGGAATAGCGTTTGGCAAGGAGGTCCGGCAGGGTGATGGCACCAAGCCGGGCGGTCAGGGCACGGGTGCGCCGGCCGAGGACAATCCAGGCGAGCAGGGTGCCGACCAGGATATTGGTGGCACCAATCCAGAGGGTTGACATCCCGAATTTGTAGCCGAATCCGCCGCCGCCGATGATGACCACCGAGGAGAAGTAGGCGGCGACAAAGGAGAAGGCAGTGACCCAGGGCCCGAGCGAGCGGGAGCCGAGGTAGAAGCCTTCAGCCGAGCGTTTCATCCGGGCGCTGGTCACCAGGCCGATGAGAAACAGGGCGGCGAGATAGAAAAAGAGCACAAGGGCGTAGACAACCGCCGGACTCACTCATCCTCCAGCCGGCTGAATACTGACCAGATCAGGGCGCCAAGGACCGAACCGAGTGCCACCAGAATGGCGGCAAAGGTGAACCAGGGGCAGTTAAACGGACCGTTCATAAATAATAATGATATTATGCCCGGCTCCGGTGTCAAACTCGGGATGAAACTGCTTGACTTATTTGTTGCTGCGGGGTAATATTTTCTGCCCGTGAAGCGGGCAATTTAGGTGAGACGGCAATTAACGAAAGGAGCAGTGATGCGCAAGGTAGCATTAATAACCATGATAGTGCTGGCGGTCGTGGCGTTCGGCGCCGAGGAGCGCTGGCTCAGCCCGACCCCGACCCATCATTACACCATCCCCAATCCGGAACCGGGAATTTTCCCGCCGGCAAATGAGATACCATTCTCGGTGATTGACACCTTCAAGTATGATGACAACATGCCGGCGAGCGCCTGGGCATGGAATCAGGGTGGGAATGGCTGGGGTGTGAAGTTCATTGCACCGGCACCGAGTTTCACGCTCAAGGGTGCACTGGTGCACTTCTACTCCGGCTGGCCGGTGCCTGGTGGCACCAGGGCAATGGTCAAGGTGTATGCGGATGACGGTCCGGGCGGTTCGCCAGGGACCGAAATCTGGCATTCGGACACGCTGACGATCACCCGCGGTCAGTGGAACTATGTGTCGATTGAAGAACCGGTGGTTGGTTCCAATTACTACATCTTCTATGTGCAGGTTGACTCCTATCCGATCTGTCCCGGACTTTCCATTGATGTGGCGAACAATGCACCCTCCCACCGGATGTGGTCCTATCTGAACGGCACATTTTCCGAGGATGCGCGGCGCGGCGAATGGCTGATCCGTTCGGTCGTGGAGTGGGACCCGCCGGCAACCGATGCGGCAACCCTTTATTTTGCTGCGGCGATGCCGCCGGACACCCTGCCCAATATCAATCTGAACATCCGGGCGACGATCAAGAATCTGGGGACTGACCAGCTGCCGCTGGGTACACCGGTCCGGCTGAAGATCACCGGTCCGCAGGGCTATGTGTATGAGGATACTATGACCACCAGTGCCAATCTGACCCGTGGTCAGACCGCTCAGATGAACTTCTCGCCTGCCTGGCGGATTCCGGCAGTTACCGGCGCCTACCGGATTCATGTCTGGACCGAGGCGGCGGGTGAGCAGTATCCTTATGACGACACGATTATCTATGACCTGAGTGTTGCCCGCTGGATTGAGTATGCGAACTACAACAACCCGCGCTGGCTGACCTGGGCAGGACCGGAGCGGGCGGTCAAGTTCAATCCGGCGCAGTTCGGACTCCAGTATCCGGTCGGCGTCAACCGGGTCCGCACCCAGTTCTATCTCCATCCGTCCTACCCCTGGCCTGACTCCACCTTCCGGTTCAAGATCTATGCCGGCGACGGCACCACCCTGCTGTATGAATCACCGGACATCGAGGCACCGGCAGGTGCACCGGGTGCGATCAAGGCTTATGACCTTGATTCAATGCTGATCTTCACCTCAGGCGAGTTCTATGTGGCGGTGGCACCGGTCCACTCCTCAGGCCATCCGTCATCGCTTGCTGATGACACGACAGACAGCAGAAGCTACTACGGCACACCGGGTGGCTGGGTGCCCTGGACCAACGGCGAGCTGTTCATTTCGGCATCGGCGCTCGGCGGTGTCGGGGTGGAGGAGGGTTACAACCCGAATCTGCGCAATGCGGAACTGCGGTTTTCCAATCCGGCTCAGGACCGGCTGGTGGTGCACTGGCAGGTGCCGGCGGTCTCCCGGGTCCAGCTGGCACTCTACGATGCGACCGGCAGAATGGTGCGCGCGCTGTATGCGGCGGAGGGTGTCCGTTCCGGCAGGACCGAGGTTGACCTGAGCACGCTTGCCAACGGCATCTATCTCGTCCGTCTGGAGAGCCCGGCCGGATCAGCAACCCACAAACTGGTGCTTAACCGGTAAAACCGGCTTGAAGAATCAGGGGGTCGGCAACGACCCCCTTTTATTTTTCCTGTTCGAGCCGGTAGAGCTCCTCGTCCGAGAGGCCGAAGTAATGGCCGATTTCGTGAATCGTCACCCGGCGCACCAGCTCCCGGATTTCCTGTTCATTCCGGCACCGGGCTTCAATCGGCTGCTGAAAGATGACAATCGTGTCCGGCAGGACATTGCCATAGAACGGACCGCGCCGGTTATAGGGGATTCCCTGATATACTCCGAGGATTGACCACGGATGTCGGCCCAGCTGCTGTGCCAGTTCGGGTGGCGCAACCGGCATCACCATGACACTCAGATTTTTTATTCTTGAGGCAAAGAAATCGGGCAGGTTCTGCACTACCTCTTCGACCAGCTGGAGAAACTGTTCGCTTTCCACGCTACGGTCTCGGACCGAAAAGGGCGGTGCCGATCCGGATCATCGTCGCCCCCTCTTCAATCCCGACCTCAAAGTCAGCGCTCATCCCCATTGACAGCTCGGGCAGGGGGATGCCAAACCGCTGCTTTAGCTCCTGTTTCAGCCGGAAAAGCAGGCGGAAGCAGGCTCTTGACGCCTCCGGATTCTCAACCGCCAGACCCGGACCGATGGTCATCAGCCCGGAAACGACCAGCCGGTCCAGCGCCAGGACCTGACCCAGCAGTTCGGGCAGTCCTTCAGGGGTAACACCGTGCTTGGTCGGCTCGGCCGAGGTGTTGACCTCAATCAGGACCGGAATCTTCATCCCCTTCTGCTCACACCGGCGCTGAAGCTCCTCTGCCAGATGAAGCGAGTCGACACTCTGGATCATGCTGAACAGCTCCAGCGCCCTCTTGACCTTGTTGGTCTGGAGGGTGCCGACCAGATGCCACTGGACCGGTGCCCTGATGAGCGGAATCTTGGTCGCTGCCTCCTGCACCCGGTTTTCACCAAAGATGGTCACGCCCGCAGCAATCGCCTCTTCAATCAGCGCCACCGGCTGGTTCTTGGATACCGCCACGAGCTTGATCTCCCTGGGATCTCTGCCGGCACGGGCACAGGCGGATTCAATCCGTGCCTGAATACGCTTCAGGTTTTCAGCAACGCCCATGACCCGATTATAGAAAAGCGGGGTCTCAAATCAAGGTTCGGAGCCGGCAGGGGTACCGGGAACTGCCCGGTCTGCAGGCTTTTCCGGGGTATAAATCTGCAACTTTATGAAATTCTGCGGGTTAAGGATGAGGGGTCTGCTGTGATGTGAAATTTGGCATTTTCTGGTGCTCTAAATTTATGGGGAGGGAAAACAGGGCGCAGTATGGCGGGCTCAGGGTGGAACCGGTTGACCTCTGACCTGTCCGGGCTAAATTTGAGCGATGGGCAGAAAAGTACATCCTGCCGGGCGAAAGGCAGTAATGGCAAAGGAGCCGGAACCGCTCCGGCGCTCTGGTCCGGTGCTGGTGTTTGCGCTGGCGTTCGGGCTCCGGCTGGTTTATCTCCTGCAGGCACGGGCTAATGACCCGCTGTTTTACGCTCCGCAGCTGGACGGGCTTTATCATCACCAGTGGGCGCTCGCAGTCAGCCGGGGTATGGAGTTCATCAACGATGCCTATTTCCGGGCACCGCTCTATCCGTTGTTTCTCGGCATGCTCTACCGGCTTTTCGGGGTTAATCTGTTCCTGGTCCGGCTCGTGCAGGCGCTCCTCGGCTCGGCAGGCTGTGTCCTGCTTGTGCTTCTGGGCAGGCGGCTTTTTGACGAGCGCACCGGTTTTTATGCCGGGCTGGCGATGGCGGTCTATCCGCTTTTGATCTTCTTTGACGGTGAACTGCTGATTCCAGTGCTTTTGATTTTCCTTCTGCTTGCCGGTTTTCTCCTGTTTTATCAGGAGGAGCGGGGCTGGTTCTATCTCCCGCTTGCCGGGCTGCTCTTCGGACTGGCGGCGATCGCCCGGCCGAATGTGCTGGTGTTTGTGCTGGTGTTTTTCTTCCGGCTCCTCCTGCGTCATCAGCGCCGGAGATTGAGCCGGGCGCTGCTGTTCGGTCTGGCGGTGCTCGTGCCGATCCTGCCGGTCACAGTCCGGAACTATATCAAAAGCCGAAGCTTTGTTCTGATCGCCTGGCAGGCAGGGACGAACTTCTATATCGGCAATAATGAATACTCCGACGGCACAACCGCAATTGTGCCCGGAACCCGGGGGTCGTGGTGGGGTGGTTATAACGATGTCAAGCGGATTGCGGAGATGACCGCGGGCAGGCCGCTCAAGGGGGTGGAGATTGACCGGTTCTGGATCCGCCGGGGGCTTCAGTTCTGGCGCCGGGCACCGGCAAAGGCGCTGCTTCTGACCCTGCGCAAGCTTTATCTCTGGTTTGCCGGCTATGAGGTGTCCAACAACCGGGACATCTACTTCTTCAAACGGTTCACCTTTCTCAACTGGCTCATCTTTCAGACCCCGGTTTTCAAGTTTCCGTTCGGGCTCGTTCTGCCCCTGGCGCTTGCCGGTAGCTATCTCACCAGAAAAAAGTGGCAGTTGCTTTTGCCGGTCTATCTCTTTCTTGGTGCCTGGTGCCTCTCCTTTATCCCCTTCTTTGTCACCGACCGCTACCGCCTGCCTGCGGTGCCGTTCTATCTCCTGCTTGCGGTTGCCGGGGTCCGGAACTTTTTCCGGAGCGAAAGGCGGGAGCGGACCATCGCCGGGCTGATCTTCGCTTGTGCTCTGATTCTGTTCAATCTCAACCTTGCCGGTGCGGGCAGAAAATCGGACCCGGCGCAGAACCTGTTTCAGGCGGCAGCCGGCTGGTATGAGACCGGCAGGCTGGAGCGGGCACAGCAGGCGATTGAGCAGGCGCTGGAGCTGGACTCGGCAACCAACATCCTGTCTCTGCGGGCAACGATGCTTCTCGAACAGAACCGGATTGAGGAGGCAAGGCAGATTGCTCAGGCGGCGGTCCGGCTCCATCCGCAGGAGGCGGATGCCTGGGGAATTGCCGGCAATGTCTATGCATCAGCCGGCAAGCTGGACTCGGCCCGGCTGATGTATGAGCGGGTGATTGAGCTGGACCCGTATGGACCTGAGGGCTGGAACAACCTCGGCAATCTCCATCTGAGCACGGGCGAGCTGGAGGAGGCGCGGTTCTGCTATGAACAGGCGCTCGGAAACAGCCCGAACTTTGTGCTCGCACTGTTTCATCTCGGGCTGGTGGACTACTATCAGGGCAGAAAGGACTCGGCACATCTCCGCTGGCTGCGGGTGCTGGAGCTGGACCCGAAATTTGAAAAGGCGCGCCGGGCGCTCCAGGAGCTGAGGTAATACAGGTTCAAATTCAGTCGCTGCCTGTTCTGAAAATTAACCAGAACCGGCAGAGAGATTTCTC
This is a stretch of genomic DNA from candidate division WOR-3 bacterium. It encodes these proteins:
- a CDS encoding M1 family aminopeptidase, which codes for MTISFAQPLTEGKFNPFPRSDWSWAESTHHFDVRHYRIDLDLPMNSGAMTAHCRVELIARHDHFDTFSLHFINLVCDSVRRDGNPCTFTTGSGRLLIDLDREFANGESLAVDIYYRRNAGTQNRGFYYYSRGTQGIPYAICYSTTEPADARYWFPSFDEPWDKAERGCQVNITTPDTMSGCANGTLDSVTVSGGRKTCWWTHRYPISTYLVTFAASRWASFTQWYHPAPGESVPIMNFMWPGDSSRAVSAFRNVPVMLEFFSDSSRYGPYPFATEKYGHVVAYPFQWGGMENQTLTMVHRYWITNGNDNGIAHELSHHWWGDMVTCLDWRNIWLNEGFATYSDELFTCHQQGLSSFYSLIRSRARDYFSEESTDTHPIYAPPSGHEFDWGHSYCKGAWVQHMLRYVLGDTTWNRPGIFFSALRAYGESLKYRNASTADYQRICERVTGLDLGWFFDEWVYSYGYPVYTVGWQSVPAGDSWELVIDLSQNNMSGAPAIFHMPVEVRVLFNGTDTVIRYPVSANPQRNRFRFALEPTGIEFDPNEWILEVHTVNTGIASDQNGSPLPPVPELRLGASLTRAPVKIEYTVPGATPLELAVFDPAGRRVARLVNSIQGPGKFGICWNGTDADGRPLPAGIYLVRLSTPRQLQVVRLALLE
- a CDS encoding sodium:solute symporter; the protein is MSPAVVYALVLFFYLAALFLIGLVTSARMKRSAEGFYLGSRSLGPWVTAFSFVAAYFSSVVIIGGGGFGYKFGMSTLWIGATNILVGTLLAWIVLGRRTRALTARLGAITLPDLLAKRYSSPAVRIYSALIIGIFLLIYSVSVLQGMGHSFSVLMDLPYIYGLLLSGVIIIVYVALGGYLAVVWTGFFQAWIMIFSLLLLTAAAVARAGGLNQLFTRLAAIEGGRYVQTPGAWSWAGLLSYAAIVSFGVWGMPQLVSRFYSIRSVKVLKLGTVLATVGATMALLPYFNGAATRLFFPQLANPDQAIPSLVKSSLSPFFAAIFLTGVVAAGMSTFAAILITAASAIVKDLIRDSLGARLSPDRELLISRLVAAGIGIVAFVIAIKPPAMILVITGFSWAVIAATTLWPYLFGLYWRRAGRIAAFVSMLAGSLTALFWMALKNPFRIHGFIPGIVVSLVCFVILTLIFPEQKFKITK
- a CDS encoding metallopeptidase family protein encodes the protein MESEQFLQLVEEVVQNLPDFFASRIKNLSVMVMPVAPPELAQQLGRHPWSILGVYQGIPYNRRGPFYGNVLPDTIVIFQQPIEARCRNEQEIRELVRRVTIHEIGHYFGLSDEELYRLEQEK
- a CDS encoding T9SS type A sorting domain-containing protein; this translates as MRKVALITMIVLAVVAFGAEERWLSPTPTHHYTIPNPEPGIFPPANEIPFSVIDTFKYDDNMPASAWAWNQGGNGWGVKFIAPAPSFTLKGALVHFYSGWPVPGGTRAMVKVYADDGPGGSPGTEIWHSDTLTITRGQWNYVSIEEPVVGSNYYIFYVQVDSYPICPGLSIDVANNAPSHRMWSYLNGTFSEDARRGEWLIRSVVEWDPPATDAATLYFAAAMPPDTLPNINLNIRATIKNLGTDQLPLGTPVRLKITGPQGYVYEDTMTTSANLTRGQTAQMNFSPAWRIPAVTGAYRIHVWTEAAGEQYPYDDTIIYDLSVARWIEYANYNNPRWLTWAGPERAVKFNPAQFGLQYPVGVNRVRTQFYLHPSYPWPDSTFRFKIYAGDGTTLLYESPDIEAPAGAPGAIKAYDLDSMLIFTSGEFYVAVAPVHSSGHPSSLADDTTDSRSYYGTPGGWVPWTNGELFISASALGGVGVEEGYNPNLRNAELRFSNPAQDRLVVHWQVPAVSRVQLALYDATGRMVRALYAAEGVRSGRTEVDLSTLANGIYLVRLESPAGSATHKLVLNR
- a CDS encoding UPF0158 family protein → MVRKLRVSERDLLFALTNQMQETAHYLDLETGEVIPVFSFNRDEILKLIRQHPDRYLRLAPQSSRESQEMLKGFIRTISRQSLKTQLLSALQEKRVFARFREVLARFPNELKRWHSYRIMILTEPLRRKLREKGVELVLIPDRDEKHDYQELDDPTGE
- a CDS encoding tetratricopeptide repeat protein; its protein translation is MGRKVHPAGRKAVMAKEPEPLRRSGPVLVFALAFGLRLVYLLQARANDPLFYAPQLDGLYHHQWALAVSRGMEFINDAYFRAPLYPLFLGMLYRLFGVNLFLVRLVQALLGSAGCVLLVLLGRRLFDERTGFYAGLAMAVYPLLIFFDGELLIPVLLIFLLLAGFLLFYQEERGWFYLPLAGLLFGLAAIARPNVLVFVLVFFFRLLLRHQRRRLSRALLFGLAVLVPILPVTVRNYIKSRSFVLIAWQAGTNFYIGNNEYSDGTTAIVPGTRGSWWGGYNDVKRIAEMTAGRPLKGVEIDRFWIRRGLQFWRRAPAKALLLTLRKLYLWFAGYEVSNNRDIYFFKRFTFLNWLIFQTPVFKFPFGLVLPLALAGSYLTRKKWQLLLPVYLFLGAWCLSFIPFFVTDRYRLPAVPFYLLLAVAGVRNFFRSERRERTIAGLIFACALILFNLNLAGAGRKSDPAQNLFQAAAGWYETGRLERAQQAIEQALELDSATNILSLRATMLLEQNRIEEARQIAQAAVRLHPQEADAWGIAGNVYASAGKLDSARLMYERVIELDPYGPEGWNNLGNLHLSTGELEEARFCYEQALGNSPNFVLALFHLGLVDYYQGRKDSAHLRWLRVLELDPKFEKARRALQELR
- a CDS encoding YggS family pyridoxal phosphate-dependent enzyme → MGVAENLKRIQARIESACARAGRDPREIKLVAVSKNQPVALIEEAIAAGVTIFGENRVQEAATKIPLIRAPVQWHLVGTLQTNKVKRALELFSMIQSVDSLHLAEELQRRCEQKGMKIPVLIEVNTSAEPTKHGVTPEGLPELLGQVLALDRLVVSGLMTIGPGLAVENPEASRACFRLLFRLKQELKQRFGIPLPELSMGMSADFEVGIEEGATMIRIGTALFGPRP